Proteins encoded by one window of uncultured Celeribacter sp.:
- the recA gene encoding recombinase RecA, which translates to MATATKDMAKNDGKQNGDKQKALDSALAQIERQFGKGSIMKLGADNPVQEIEATSTGSLGLDIALGIGGIPKGRIVEIYGPESSGKTTLTLHCVAEEQKKGGVCAFVDAEHALDPIYAKKLGVDLDELLISQPDTGEQALEIVDTLVRSGAVSLVVVDSVAALTPKSELEGDMGDSSVGVQARLMSQAMRKLTGSISRSKCTVIFINQIRMKIGVMFGSPETTTGGNALKFYSSVRLDIRRIGAIKDRDEVVGSETRVKVVKNKVAPPFKQVEFDIMYGEGISKTGELLDLGVKAGVVDKSGAWFSYGDERVGQGRENAKRYLKDNPQVALEIEDKIRAAHGLDFDLGDDFEKDDLLDDE; encoded by the coding sequence ATGGCAACGGCGACCAAAGATATGGCAAAGAACGACGGTAAACAGAACGGGGACAAGCAGAAGGCGCTCGACAGCGCGCTGGCCCAGATCGAGCGGCAATTTGGCAAAGGCTCGATCATGAAACTGGGCGCCGACAACCCGGTGCAGGAGATCGAAGCAACTTCGACGGGTTCTCTGGGTCTCGACATCGCGCTTGGCATCGGTGGCATCCCGAAGGGGCGTATCGTCGAGATTTACGGCCCGGAATCGTCGGGTAAAACCACGCTGACGCTCCATTGTGTGGCCGAAGAACAGAAAAAAGGCGGCGTTTGTGCCTTTGTGGACGCTGAGCACGCGCTTGACCCGATCTATGCCAAAAAACTCGGCGTCGATCTCGATGAGTTGCTGATTTCCCAGCCGGACACCGGCGAGCAAGCGCTTGAAATCGTGGACACTTTGGTGCGTTCCGGGGCTGTGAGCCTTGTGGTGGTCGACTCGGTGGCGGCGCTGACGCCGAAATCCGAACTTGAAGGCGACATGGGCGACAGCTCCGTCGGTGTGCAGGCCCGTCTGATGTCTCAGGCGATGCGCAAGCTGACCGGCTCGATCAGCCGCTCGAAATGCACCGTGATCTTCATCAACCAGATCCGCATGAAAATCGGTGTGATGTTCGGGTCTCCCGAAACCACCACCGGCGGCAATGCGCTGAAATTCTACTCCTCCGTGCGTCTCGACATCCGCCGCATCGGTGCGATCAAGGACCGTGACGAGGTGGTCGGGTCCGAGACCCGCGTGAAAGTCGTTAAAAACAAGGTGGCGCCGCCGTTCAAACAGGTGGAATTCGACATCATGTATGGCGAAGGCATCTCGAAAACCGGCGAGCTTTTGGACCTCGGCGTCAAGGCCGGTGTCGTGGACAAATCCGGCGCCTGGTTCTCCTACGGCGACGAGCGTGTGGGGCAGGGCCGTGAGAATGCGAAACGCTACCTCAAGGACAACCCGCAGGTCGCGCTTGAGATTGAGGATAAAATCCGTGCGGCGCATGGTCTTGATTTCGATCTCGGCGATGATTTCGAGAAGGACGATCTGCTCGACGACGAGTGA
- the guaB gene encoding IMP dehydrogenase gives MEIREALTFDDVLLVPAASSVLPSTADTKTFVTKAIQLNIPLMSSAMDTVTEARMAIAMAQAGGVGVIHKNLDVEKQSIEVRRVKRFESGIVYNPVTLTANQTIADAKALCAQYNFTGFPVIDEKRRVVGIVTNRDMRFATSDDTPVSQVMTSTDLAILQEPADRDEAISLMKARRIEKLLVTDAKGHLTGLLTLKDTEQAVLNPSACKDSLGRLRVAAATSVGDAGFERSAALVDAGVDIIVIDTAHGHSQGVVDAVARAKKEFGDKVQIIAGNVATGEATKALIGAGADAVKVGIGPGSICTTRMVAGVGVPQLTAIMDCSKAAGDVPVIADGGIKFSGDFAKAIAAGASVAMVGSMIAGTDESPGEVILYQGRSFKSYRGMGSLGAMARGSADRYFQKDAASDKLVPEGIEGQVPYKGPVGTVLHQMVGGLRAAMGYTGCATVAEMNTNCNFTKITGAGLKESHVHDVQITRESPNYRIG, from the coding sequence ATGGAGATTCGCGAGGCGCTTACCTTCGATGACGTATTGCTTGTTCCGGCTGCATCTTCCGTGCTGCCGTCAACGGCGGACACCAAGACCTTTGTGACGAAGGCCATTCAGCTGAACATCCCCCTGATGTCCTCTGCGATGGACACCGTGACGGAGGCCCGCATGGCCATCGCCATGGCGCAGGCCGGCGGCGTGGGGGTGATCCACAAGAACCTCGACGTGGAAAAGCAATCCATCGAGGTCCGTCGCGTCAAACGCTTTGAGAGCGGCATCGTCTACAACCCGGTGACGCTCACCGCGAACCAGACCATCGCGGATGCCAAGGCGCTTTGTGCCCAGTATAATTTCACCGGCTTCCCGGTCATTGACGAAAAACGCCGCGTGGTCGGCATCGTCACCAACCGCGACATGCGCTTTGCCACTTCCGACGACACGCCGGTGTCTCAGGTGATGACCTCGACCGATCTCGCCATTCTGCAAGAGCCCGCAGATCGCGACGAGGCAATCTCCCTGATGAAAGCCCGCCGGATCGAGAAACTGCTCGTGACGGATGCCAAAGGCCACCTGACCGGGCTTTTGACCCTCAAAGACACCGAACAAGCCGTGCTGAACCCCTCGGCCTGTAAAGACAGCCTCGGCCGTCTGCGCGTGGCTGCCGCCACCTCCGTGGGCGACGCGGGCTTTGAGCGCTCCGCCGCTTTGGTGGACGCAGGCGTCGACATCATCGTCATCGACACGGCGCATGGCCATTCCCAAGGCGTTGTGGACGCCGTGGCGCGCGCCAAAAAGGAATTCGGCGACAAGGTCCAGATCATCGCGGGCAACGTCGCCACAGGCGAGGCCACCAAAGCCCTCATCGGTGCGGGCGCGGATGCGGTCAAGGTCGGCATCGGCCCGGGCTCGATCTGCACCACCCGCATGGTCGCGGGCGTCGGCGTGCCGCAACTCACCGCGATCATGGATTGTTCCAAGGCCGCAGGCGACGTGCCTGTGATTGCCGATGGCGGCATCAAATTCTCCGGCGATTTCGCCAAAGCCATTGCGGCAGGTGCCTCTGTTGCCATGGTCGGCTCGATGATTGCGGGCACGGATGAGTCTCCGGGCGAGGTGATCCTCTACCAGGGCCGGTCGTTCAAATCCTACCGTGGCATGGGGTCCCTGGGCGCCATGGCGCGCGGCTCGGCGGATCGCTATTTCCAAAAAGATGCCGCCTCCGACAAGCTCGTGCCCGAGGGCATCGAGGGTCAGGTGCCCTACAAAGGCCCCGTCGGCACCGTGTTGCACCAGATGGTCGGTGGCTTGCGCGCTGCCATGGGCTACACCGGTTGCGCTACCGTCGCGGAGATGAACACGAATTGTAACTTCACCAAGATCACCGGCGCGGGCCTCAAGGAATCTCACGTCCACGACGTGCAGATCACCCGCGAAAGCCCGAACTACCGGATCGGCTGA
- a CDS encoding ATP-binding protein: MTAGPLSKQAGRLAPYSLAIALGGAALCASALVIPWPRLGVLAFAAGAVLLWAAFLVTVLSYRQKQMRRRLYAALSAFVANDAAPSFTTDLNGVIGYENRAAVARFGGRGGETLLGALEDLFAAPAATLSRLQSRALAKGAAREDVVMRHGHMRLAVHLIGEDGFLWRLEDMAERGSALDGDAISLPMLTLSKNNTILYMNEPLRRLIGHREKALDRMITDLPIRSGDVHVLASVEGRIYARVAQFESGESGRKELYFLPETTPNVGEWDAFDALPVALLKVAVDGRILQSNRHSRELLTIPSHDRLSLGDLVEGLGRPVQDWVTDVAMGRARKPEFVRASRPQNDTFLQITLNRVEGQNGEIELIAVLSDATELKSLEAQFVQSQKMQAIGQLAGGVAHDFNNLLTAISGHCDLLLLRHDKSDPDYSDLVQIHQNANRAASLVGQLLAFSRKQTLKPEVIDLRDTLSDLTHLLNRLVGEKVTLTLNHDAGLLPIRVDKRQLEQVIMNLVVNARDAMPAGGEIKVETRNEVLREGFTRDRATLPAGEYVMVTVSDQGVGIPPERLQKVFEPFYTTKRTGEGTGLGLSTAYGIIKQTGGFIFVDSVVGAGTAFTIYLPAHTARAEAVVEAANKPLPDVTTQAERGSGVILLVEDEAPVRAFASRALRLRGYTVIEAENAEEALETLEDESLHIDVFVSDVIMPGMDGPSWVSEALKHRPGVKVVFVSGYAEDHFSEQQSRIPNSTFLPKPFSLSELTATVQAQFH; encoded by the coding sequence ATGACCGCAGGCCCACTGTCAAAACAGGCCGGACGGCTGGCACCCTATAGTTTGGCGATTGCCCTGGGGGGCGCCGCTTTATGCGCAAGTGCTTTGGTGATTCCTTGGCCGCGTCTTGGCGTTTTGGCCTTTGCGGCGGGGGCTGTGCTGCTTTGGGCGGCGTTTCTTGTCACTGTGCTCAGCTACCGTCAGAAACAGATGCGGCGCAGGCTTTATGCCGCGCTTTCCGCCTTTGTCGCCAATGATGCAGCCCCGTCTTTCACAACGGATTTGAACGGCGTGATCGGGTATGAAAACCGGGCCGCTGTGGCGCGTTTCGGTGGTCGTGGCGGCGAGACGCTTTTGGGCGCGCTTGAAGACCTCTTCGCGGCGCCTGCGGCCACGCTCAGCCGCTTGCAATCGCGGGCGCTGGCCAAAGGAGCCGCGCGCGAAGACGTGGTGATGCGCCACGGTCACATGCGTCTTGCGGTGCATTTGATCGGCGAGGACGGCTTCTTGTGGCGTCTCGAAGATATGGCGGAGCGTGGCAGCGCGCTTGATGGCGATGCCATTTCACTGCCGATGCTGACCCTGAGCAAGAATAACACCATCCTTTACATGAACGAGCCTCTGCGTCGACTGATCGGGCATCGTGAAAAAGCCCTGGATCGGATGATCACGGATCTGCCGATCCGCTCCGGGGATGTGCATGTTCTGGCCAGCGTCGAGGGGCGGATATATGCCCGCGTGGCTCAGTTCGAGAGCGGGGAGTCGGGGCGTAAAGAATTGTATTTCCTGCCAGAAACCACACCCAATGTCGGCGAATGGGATGCCTTTGACGCGCTGCCCGTGGCACTTTTGAAAGTGGCGGTCGATGGGCGGATTTTGCAATCGAACCGTCATTCGCGCGAACTTTTGACGATCCCGTCGCATGATCGGCTGAGTCTTGGTGACCTGGTCGAGGGGCTGGGGCGTCCGGTACAGGATTGGGTCACCGATGTGGCGATGGGGCGGGCGCGCAAGCCCGAGTTTGTACGCGCCTCGCGGCCGCAAAATGACACCTTCCTGCAAATCACCCTCAATCGGGTCGAAGGTCAGAATGGGGAGATCGAACTGATTGCGGTGCTCTCAGATGCGACCGAGTTGAAATCGCTTGAGGCGCAATTCGTGCAGAGCCAGAAAATGCAGGCAATCGGTCAGCTCGCGGGCGGTGTGGCGCATGATTTCAACAATCTTTTGACTGCAATTTCAGGGCATTGCGACCTGTTGTTGTTGCGTCATGACAAGTCGGACCCGGATTACAGCGATCTTGTTCAAATCCATCAAAACGCCAACCGGGCGGCCTCTTTGGTTGGCCAGCTCTTGGCATTCTCCCGCAAACAAACACTCAAGCCCGAGGTCATCGACCTGCGTGATACGCTGTCCGATCTGACCCATTTGCTGAACCGTCTCGTGGGCGAAAAAGTCACCCTGACGCTCAACCATGACGCCGGGCTTTTGCCGATCCGGGTCGATAAACGCCAGTTGGAGCAGGTGATCATGAATCTTGTGGTGAACGCCCGCGACGCGATGCCTGCGGGGGGAGAGATCAAGGTCGAAACCCGCAACGAGGTGTTGCGTGAAGGGTTTACCCGCGACCGCGCGACGCTTCCGGCGGGAGAATATGTTATGGTGACCGTGTCGGATCAGGGTGTCGGCATTCCGCCCGAACGGCTTCAGAAAGTGTTCGAGCCGTTCTACACCACCAAACGCACGGGCGAGGGAACGGGGCTTGGTCTGTCGACCGCCTACGGGATTATCAAACAGACGGGCGGGTTCATTTTCGTCGACAGCGTGGTGGGGGCAGGCACCGCCTTTACCATCTATCTCCCGGCCCATACGGCGCGGGCCGAAGCGGTGGTCGAGGCCGCGAACAAGCCCTTGCCCGATGTCACGACCCAGGCGGAACGCGGCTCCGGCGTGATCCTTCTGGTCGAGGACGAAGCGCCCGTGCGGGCCTTTGCCTCCCGCGCGCTGCGCCTGCGGGGCTATACGGTGATTGAGGCTGAGAATGCCGAGGAGGCTTTGGAGACGCTGGAAGACGAGAGCCTTCATATCGACGTTTTCGTCTCCGACGTGATCATGCCGGGGATGGATGGGCCGAGCTGGGTGTCCGAGGCGCTCAAACATCGGCCTGGCGTCAAAGTGGTCTTCGTCTCGGGCTATGCGGAGGATCATTTCTCTGAACAGCAATCACGCATTCCGAATTCGACCTTCCTGCCAAAACCCTTCTCTTTGTCCGAACTGACCGCGACGGTGCAGGCGCAGTTTCATTGA
- a CDS encoding DUF1330 domain-containing protein — MPALWIAHVTVTDEEAYGKYAKLAGPAIAKNGGKFIARAARYVQLEGKERPRNVVAKFDTVEAAVACYHSPEYQEALSHAKGASERELLVVETEE; from the coding sequence ATGCCCGCACTTTGGATTGCCCATGTGACTGTCACCGACGAGGAGGCCTACGGCAAATACGCCAAACTGGCCGGTCCTGCGATTGCCAAAAACGGCGGCAAGTTCATTGCCCGTGCAGCACGCTATGTTCAGCTTGAGGGTAAGGAGCGTCCGCGCAATGTGGTGGCAAAATTCGACACGGTCGAGGCCGCTGTCGCCTGCTATCACTCGCCGGAATACCAAGAGGCGCTGAGCCACGCCAAAGGTGCCTCCGAGCGGGAGCTTTTGGTGGTCGAAACGGAAGAGTGA
- a CDS encoding tellurium resistance protein — MTTPPRIMPKPFNAPPQGLWRATPPAIFPPILGLFGIGLGWRNAAKILPAPEWIGEMLLGAISLLYLFALLTYLAKMARRFGVIFEDAKILPGRAGLSAMTASGFLFAATMVPYSAAFAKAVLVLALLGHAFVAFGIILGMARGPAEQRRVTPVWHLSFVGFIIAPLAAVPLGWTGLSQIIFATTLPIAAAVWIISAMQFAKSDVPPPLRPLLAIHVAPVALFGINATLLGYTTLALAFAWIGVTALIVYLAGLRYLTKADFSALWGAFTFPLAAFANLMFAAATLQPMPFRLLGGLELVAATLAVVYIASKVMQLWTKGKLAKATNAAVV; from the coding sequence ATGACCACACCGCCCCGCATCATGCCCAAACCGTTCAACGCGCCGCCGCAGGGCCTCTGGCGCGCCACGCCGCCGGCGATCTTTCCGCCCATCCTCGGGCTCTTCGGGATCGGCCTTGGTTGGCGCAACGCCGCGAAAATCCTGCCCGCGCCCGAGTGGATCGGCGAGATGCTCTTGGGGGCGATCTCGCTTTTGTATCTCTTCGCGCTCCTCACCTATCTGGCCAAGATGGCCCGCCGTTTCGGGGTTATTTTCGAGGACGCGAAAATCCTGCCGGGCCGGGCGGGTCTGTCGGCCATGACCGCGTCGGGCTTTCTCTTCGCCGCAACCATGGTGCCCTACAGCGCCGCATTCGCCAAAGCCGTGCTGGTCTTAGCACTTCTGGGCCATGCTTTCGTTGCCTTCGGGATCATTCTCGGCATGGCGCGCGGCCCCGCCGAACAGCGCCGTGTCACGCCTGTCTGGCACCTGTCCTTCGTCGGCTTCATCATCGCCCCTCTGGCGGCTGTACCCTTGGGCTGGACCGGTCTGTCCCAGATCATCTTCGCCACGACCCTGCCGATTGCCGCCGCCGTCTGGATCATCTCTGCGATGCAATTCGCCAAATCCGATGTGCCGCCGCCGCTGCGCCCGCTTCTGGCGATCCATGTGGCCCCCGTTGCGCTTTTCGGCATCAATGCCACGCTATTGGGCTACACGACGCTTGCGCTGGCCTTCGCCTGGATCGGCGTGACCGCGCTGATCGTTTATCTCGCGGGGCTGCGCTACCTGACCAAAGCCGACTTCTCTGCGCTTTGGGGCGCCTTTACCTTTCCGCTCGCGGCCTTCGCCAACCTGATGTTCGCCGCGGCCACGCTGCAACCGATGCCGTTTCGCCTCTTGGGGGGGCTGGAACTCGTCGCGGCCACGCTGGCGGTCGTCTATATCGCGTCCAAGGTCATGCAGCTCTGGACCAAGGGAAAACTGGCCAAAGCCACCAACGCAGCTGTGGTCTAA
- a CDS encoding VOC family protein, producing the protein MRKIQTQGVHHITITGADRQSTIDFWEGVLGMPFVFEQPNLDKLEDGHLYFDPGDGRLITVFTSEERKPGRHRIDQGPGSLHHLAFNVSKVTFDQVVDRLDARGVKHSGIKDRGFMDSIYFREPNGMLIELASYRFEPPLGYTHTDVLHRAHLIRVAAGDDHIDTVHLADAIEELVREGTKTLSTDRAPKNPFET; encoded by the coding sequence ATGCGTAAAATTCAAACTCAGGGCGTGCATCACATCACCATCACCGGCGCCGACCGCCAGTCGACCATCGACTTTTGGGAGGGTGTCTTGGGCATGCCGTTTGTGTTCGAGCAACCCAACCTCGACAAGCTCGAGGACGGCCATCTCTATTTCGATCCGGGCGACGGGCGGTTGATCACGGTGTTCACCTCCGAGGAGCGCAAACCGGGACGGCACCGGATCGACCAAGGACCGGGGTCTCTGCATCATCTGGCGTTCAATGTCTCGAAAGTCACCTTCGATCAGGTGGTGGACCGGCTCGACGCGCGGGGGGTGAAGCATTCGGGCATCAAGGATCGCGGGTTCATGGACAGCATCTATTTCCGCGAGCCGAACGGGATGTTGATCGAGCTGGCGTCCTACCGGTTCGAGCCACCTTTGGGCTATACCCACACCGACGTGCTGCACCGCGCGCATCTGATCCGTGTGGCGGCAGGCGATGATCATATAGATACGGTGCATCTTGCCGATGCCATCGAGGAGCTGGTGCGGGAGGGCACGAAGACGCTCTCGACTGATCGCGCCCCGAAAAATCCCTTTGAGACATGA
- a CDS encoding RsmB/NOP family class I SAM-dependent RNA methyltransferase yields the protein MTPAARLSAAIEILDDVLIGENAERVLTTWARGHRFAGSKDRAAIRDLVFDAIRCLRSYGWLGGAGEGRPSGRQVMIGALRAAGTDPDTLFCTDRFAPRPLTDEERAAAPDLDNAPQGVRLDCPDWLLSLYKETLGDTMEAVLSGMRQRSEVFLRVNAAKSTLGHALEHLANDGIEALPHPLSETALRVTKGARAVARSQAYLTGLVELQDAGSQAIIDALPLEDGMSVLDYCAGGGGKSLAMGAQAKLTLTAHDVDPARMQDIAARAGRAGLKITTARKAELASSYDLVLCDVPCSGSGAFSRSPQGKWALTSTRLAHLGAIQSDILDEVAPLVRPGGCLAYATCSLFEAENVGQVSAFLARNSDFFMEKQRLISPLEGGDGFFYAVLRRNA from the coding sequence ATGACACCCGCCGCCCGCCTTTCCGCCGCCATAGAGATTCTCGACGATGTGCTGATCGGCGAGAATGCTGAACGCGTTTTGACCACCTGGGCGCGCGGGCATCGCTTCGCGGGCTCGAAAGACCGCGCTGCGATCCGCGATCTCGTCTTCGATGCGATCCGCTGCCTGCGCTCTTACGGCTGGCTTGGCGGGGCGGGCGAGGGGCGGCCTTCGGGGCGGCAGGTGATGATCGGCGCGTTGCGGGCCGCAGGCACTGACCCTGACACGCTGTTTTGCACCGACCGCTTTGCGCCGCGTCCTTTGACCGACGAGGAACGCGCGGCGGCTCCCGATTTGGACAATGCGCCACAGGGTGTGCGCCTCGATTGCCCGGACTGGCTTTTGTCGCTGTATAAGGAAACGCTTGGCGATACGATGGAGGCAGTGCTGTCGGGGATGCGTCAGCGCTCGGAAGTTTTTCTCAGGGTCAATGCCGCGAAATCGACGCTGGGCCATGCGTTGGAGCATCTCGCCAATGACGGCATCGAGGCGCTGCCGCATCCGCTTTCGGAAACGGCCTTGAGGGTCACCAAAGGGGCCCGCGCCGTAGCGCGCTCACAAGCCTATCTGACGGGCCTTGTCGAGCTTCAGGATGCGGGGTCTCAGGCGATCATCGACGCGCTGCCGCTCGAAGACGGCATGTCGGTGCTGGATTATTGCGCGGGCGGCGGCGGCAAGTCTCTCGCCATGGGCGCGCAGGCCAAGCTCACTCTGACCGCCCATGATGTCGATCCGGCGCGGATGCAGGACATCGCGGCGCGGGCCGGGCGCGCAGGGCTCAAGATCACCACGGCGCGCAAGGCGGAGTTGGCGTCAAGTTACGATCTGGTGCTCTGCGATGTGCCTTGTTCCGGCTCTGGCGCCTTTTCCCGCAGTCCGCAAGGCAAATGGGCGCTGACGTCCACGCGGCTCGCGCATTTGGGCGCGATCCAATCCGATATTCTCGATGAGGTTGCGCCTTTGGTGCGTCCCGGTGGATGCCTCGCCTATGCGACCTGTTCGCTCTTTGAGGCGGAAAATGTCGGGCAGGTTTCGGCCTTCCTTGCTCGAAATTCTGATTTTTTCATGGAAAAACAGCGACTTATAAGTCCGCTTGAGGGCGGTGACGGGTTCTTTTATGCGGTTCTGCGCCGCAATGCCTGA
- the alaS gene encoding alanine--tRNA ligase: MPSVNDIRSTFLNYFERNGHTVVDSSPLVPRNDPTLMFTNSGMVQFKNCFTGLEKRDYVRATTAQKCVRAGGKHNDLDNVGYTARHHTFFEMLGNFSFGDYFKHEAIPFAWELITKDFDIPKDKLYTTVYHTDDEAFEIWKKVGVPEDRIIRIATSDNFWQMGDTGPCGPCTEIFYDHGDHIWGGPPGSPEEDGDRFIEIWNLVFMQNERFADGSMTDLDMQSIDTGMGLERISALLQGSHDNYDTDMMKALIEASAHATSVDPYGDKNVHHRVIADHLRSTSFLIADGVMPSNEGRGYVLRRIMRRAMRHAHLLGAKDPIMHKLVPELVRQMGDAYPELRIGQAMIEETLKLEETRFIQTLDRGLKLLEDELVDLPEGEKLPGEAAFKLYDTYGFPLDLTQDALREKGVEVDTSGFDTAMAEQKAKARAAWAGSGEAADATVWYDIAEDKGTTEFLGYDTEKAEGEIVALVKDGARVDSVKEGDTVQIVVNQTPFYGESGGQVGDTGVIRVEKSIAKVTDTKKVAGVFIHFATIESGEIKVGAPAALEVDHARRAAIRANHSATHLLHEALREALGDHVAQRGSLNAPDRLRFDFSHAKALSAEEIAKVESDINLYIRQNTGVETRIMTPDDARALGAQALFGEKYGEEVRVVSMGTADTGKGTDGKTYSIELCGGTHVKRTGDIGLCVILGDSASSAGVRRIEALTGQAALAHLETEAHRAGEIAALLKTPVSEVVERVKSLSDERKRLEQEVANLKQQIALGGGMGGGAKGGAEAKDVNGIPFLAQAMSGVSGKDLRGLIDAHKTNLGSGVILLIAEEDGKVAVACGVTDDLTGKVSAVDVLKAAVPAVGGKGGGGRPDMAQGGGKDFAGADAAIEAAETLLKG; encoded by the coding sequence ATGCCCAGCGTGAACGACATCCGCTCTACCTTTCTCAACTATTTTGAACGCAACGGTCACACCGTCGTGGACAGCTCGCCGCTGGTGCCGCGCAACGACCCGACCCTGATGTTCACCAACTCCGGAATGGTGCAGTTCAAGAACTGCTTCACCGGGCTGGAAAAACGCGATTACGTGCGGGCCACCACGGCGCAAAAATGTGTGCGCGCGGGCGGCAAACACAACGATTTGGACAACGTCGGCTACACGGCGCGGCACCACACGTTCTTTGAGATGCTCGGCAACTTTTCCTTTGGCGATTACTTCAAACATGAGGCGATCCCCTTTGCCTGGGAGCTGATCACAAAGGACTTCGACATCCCGAAGGACAAGCTCTACACCACCGTCTATCACACCGATGACGAGGCGTTCGAGATCTGGAAAAAGGTCGGCGTGCCGGAAGATCGGATCATTCGCATCGCCACCTCGGACAACTTCTGGCAGATGGGCGACACCGGGCCTTGTGGTCCCTGCACCGAGATTTTCTATGATCACGGCGATCACATCTGGGGCGGCCCTCCGGGCAGCCCGGAAGAGGACGGGGATCGCTTTATCGAGATCTGGAACCTCGTGTTCATGCAGAACGAGCGCTTCGCTGACGGCAGCATGACCGATCTCGACATGCAGTCGATCGACACCGGCATGGGGCTTGAGCGCATTTCGGCGCTTTTGCAGGGCTCGCACGACAACTACGACACCGACATGATGAAGGCGCTGATCGAGGCCTCGGCGCATGCGACCTCTGTCGATCCCTATGGCGACAAGAACGTCCACCACCGGGTGATCGCGGATCACCTGCGCTCGACCTCTTTCCTCATCGCCGACGGCGTGATGCCGTCGAATGAGGGCCGGGGCTATGTGCTCCGCCGCATCATGCGTCGCGCCATGCGTCATGCACATCTTCTGGGTGCGAAAGATCCGATCATGCACAAGCTCGTGCCGGAACTGGTGCGCCAGATGGGGGATGCCTACCCAGAGCTGCGCATCGGTCAGGCGATGATCGAAGAGACGCTGAAGCTCGAAGAAACCCGGTTCATCCAGACGCTGGATCGCGGGTTGAAACTGTTGGAAGACGAACTTGTGGACCTGCCGGAGGGTGAAAAGCTTCCGGGCGAGGCAGCGTTCAAACTGTATGACACCTACGGTTTCCCGCTCGACCTGACCCAGGACGCACTGCGCGAAAAAGGCGTCGAGGTTGACACCTCCGGCTTCGATACTGCCATGGCCGAACAAAAAGCCAAGGCACGTGCCGCTTGGGCTGGCTCTGGCGAGGCCGCGGATGCGACCGTCTGGTACGACATCGCGGAAGACAAAGGCACCACGGAATTCTTGGGCTACGACACTGAGAAGGCCGAGGGCGAGATCGTTGCGCTGGTCAAAGACGGCGCGCGCGTGGACAGCGTCAAAGAGGGCGACACGGTGCAGATCGTGGTCAACCAGACGCCGTTTTATGGCGAATCTGGCGGTCAGGTCGGCGACACTGGCGTGATCCGCGTGGAAAAATCCATCGCCAAGGTGACCGACACGAAAAAGGTCGCGGGCGTCTTTATCCATTTCGCCACCATCGAGTCTGGCGAGATCAAAGTCGGCGCACCGGCCGCTCTTGAGGTCGATCACGCCCGCCGTGCGGCCATCCGCGCCAACCACTCCGCGACGCACCTGTTGCACGAGGCGCTGCGCGAGGCTCTGGGCGATCACGTTGCTCAGCGCGGGTCGCTGAACGCGCCGGATCGTCTGCGGTTCGACTTTTCGCACGCGAAGGCCCTGAGCGCTGAGGAAATCGCCAAGGTCGAATCCGACATCAACCTCTACATCCGCCAGAACACGGGCGTCGAAACCCGGATCATGACGCCTGATGACGCGCGTGCTTTGGGTGCGCAGGCGCTCTTTGGCGAGAAATATGGCGAAGAGGTCCGCGTGGTCTCCATGGGCACGGCTGACACCGGCAAAGGCACCGATGGCAAGACCTATTCCATCGAGCTTTGCGGTGGCACCCACGTCAAACGCACGGGCGACATCGGCCTTTGTGTGATCCTGGGCGACAGTGCATCGTCGGCCGGTGTGCGTCGGATCGAGGCTCTCACCGGGCAGGCGGCTTTGGCGCATCTTGAGACCGAGGCACACCGTGCAGGTGAGATCGCGGCGCTGTTGAAAACCCCGGTCTCCGAGGTTGTGGAGCGTGTGAAATCCCTGTCGGACGAGCGCAAGCGCCTCGAACAGGAAGTCGCCAACCTCAAGCAACAGATCGCACTTGGTGGTGGCATGGGCGGCGGCGCCAAAGGCGGTGCCGAGGCCAAGGATGTGAACGGCATCCCTTTCCTGGCTCAGGCGATGTCCGGCGTGTCCGGCAAGGACCTGCGCGGGCTCATCGACGCCCACAAGACCAACCTCGGCTCCGGTGTGATCCTGTTGATCGCCGAAGAGGACGGCAAGGTTGCCGTGGCCTGTGGTGTGACCGACGATCTGACCGGCAAAGTCTCTGCCGTGGACGTGCTCAAAGCAGCCGTGCCTGCGGTCGGCGGCAAAGGCGGCGGTGGCCGTCCCGATATGGCGCAGGGCGGGGGCAAGGACTTCGCTGGTGCTGACGCCGCAATTGAAGCCGCAGAAACCCTGTTGAAAGGATAA